A genomic region of Eucalyptus grandis isolate ANBG69807.140 chromosome 5, ASM1654582v1, whole genome shotgun sequence contains the following coding sequences:
- the LOC120293489 gene encoding uncharacterized protein LOC120293489, with protein MERTDNSPPKFSLREFFKSLIDHKGKNKPEEVRNYLLVVATLIAAVTFQAGVNPPGGVWQENSHDHKAGRAIYASDVMAFYVFLTCNTLALSSSIFLIINLTWGFPFFLEVLVATVSMLMTYGASIFAITPTETMPSVQFRNIAGDI; from the exons ATGGAAAGAACCGACAATTCGCCACCCAAATTTTCCTTAAGGGAGTTTTTCAAGTCCTTGATCGATCACAAAGGGAAAAATAAGCCTGAAGAGGTCCGCAACTACCTCCTCGTTGTGGCCACCCTAATTGCCGCAGTGACTTTCCAAGCCGGCGTCAACCCTCCTGGTGGTGTCTGGCAAGAGAACTCGCACGATCACAAAGCAGGGCGGGCCATCTATGCCTCAGACGTGATGGCCTTCTACGTTTTCCTAACGTGCAACACTCTCGCCCTCTCCTCGTCAATCTTCCTCATAATCAACCTCACTTGGGGCTTCCCGTTCTTCCTCGAGGTGCTCGTTGCGACGGTGTCGATGCTGATGACTTATGGGGCCTCCATCTTCGCGATCACGCCAACAGAGACGATGCCGTCGGTGCAATTCCG GAATATCGCAGGGGACATTTAA